The following are encoded in a window of Megalobrama amblycephala isolate DHTTF-2021 linkage group LG19, ASM1881202v1, whole genome shotgun sequence genomic DNA:
- the rpp25b gene encoding ribonuclease P protein subunit p25b has protein sequence MDLSADPNAQLKQAHAGGFKKVCRVEEDSACPFPGLPAGVLEMRVKEGSKIRNLMGFAMARMQDEARDGAQTGLRQVVFSGSGRAVTKTITCAEIMKRKIAGLHQMTKLQYKGLREVWESQEGGDSEMTIHRTLPSISILLSKDPLDPLEPGYQPPDERNGGETAEKRSIDPSDSLMEPQAKRVCL, from the coding sequence ATGGATCTGAGCGCCGATCCGAACGCCCAGCTCAAGCAGGCACACGCGGGCGGCTTTAAGAAAGTGTGTCGGGTCGAGGAGGACAGCGCGTGTCCGTTCCCCGGGCTGCCCGCAGGTGTGCTGGAAATGAGGGTGAAGGAGGGCAGTAAAATTCGCAATCTCATGGGTTTCGCCATGGCGCGCATGCAGGACGAGGCCCGGGACGGCGCTCAAACCGGACTGAGACAGGTCGTGTTCAGCGGATCCGGACGGGCCGTCACCAAAACCATCACCTGCGCCGAGATCATGAAGAGGAAGATCGCCGGTCTCCATCAGATGACCAAACTGCAGTACAAGGGCTTACGAGAGGTCTGGGAGAGTCAAGAAGGAGGCGACTCGGAGATGACGATCCACCGAACGCTTCCGTCCATCAGCATCCTGCTCTCCAAAGACCCGCTGGACCCGCTGGAACCGGGCTACCAGCCTCCAGACGAGAGGAACGGAGGCGAGACGGCGGAGAAGCGATCTATAGACCCGTCTGACTCTCTGATGGAGCCGCAGGCGAAGAGAGTCTGTCTCTGA